The following are from one region of the Veillonella nakazawae genome:
- a CDS encoding thioredoxin family protein, which yields MAITAITSVQEFDEKVLGSKGLAIVDFWAAWCEPCTVMRPEVEAVAERFEGQVEFFSVDAEDKNLRGILLKEDIDGIPSMVFYRDGKMLDSLVGYKKADVLESLIKEVI from the coding sequence ATGGCAATTACAGCGATTACTAGTGTACAAGAATTTGATGAAAAAGTACTTGGCTCTAAAGGTTTAGCTATTGTTGATTTTTGGGCTGCTTGGTGCGAACCTTGTACTGTTATGCGTCCAGAGGTAGAAGCAGTGGCAGAACGCTTCGAAGGGCAAGTAGAATTCTTCAGCGTTGATGCAGAAGATAAAAATCTTCGTGGTATTTTATTGAAAGAAGACATCGATGGCATTCCATCCATGGTATTCTATCGCGATGGCAAAATGCTTGATTCCCTTGTAGGTTACAAAAAAGCTGACGTGCTTGAGTCTCTAATCAAGGAAGTTATCTAA
- a CDS encoding Nif3-like dinuclear metal center hexameric protein: MTTVQQVITLMEQLAPRSYAESWDNVGLMVGDRNAIVTGVLTTLDVTAEAISYAIEHDCNLIVSHHPLIFKGLKQLSCDTAQGRVINQLIQHNIAVYSAHTNLDIAPGGLNDMLAERLGLIDIKGFIKTGEDTLYKITTFVPENAADAVRHAMGVAGAGKIGNYEHCSFSLHGEGRFIGNEASHPVIGEAGVLTVAPEVQVNAIVDGTHLSQVIESMKAAHPYEEVAYEVVSLVDPTASTQYLGRVGRLPNALNLDTFREWVQEALPLANIRFAGIAPKEIQSIALCSGAGAEFIKDAARLHVDAYVTGDVKYHDAQLAKELGLLVVDAGHFGTESIVADGLRDYLLGTGLSIPVKAFTEQNDFFFL, from the coding sequence ATGACAACAGTTCAACAAGTTATTACATTAATGGAACAATTGGCCCCTCGTTCTTATGCAGAATCTTGGGATAATGTAGGCCTCATGGTGGGTGATAGAAATGCTATCGTTACAGGCGTGTTAACTACATTAGATGTAACAGCGGAGGCCATTTCATATGCCATTGAACATGACTGTAATCTAATTGTTAGTCATCACCCGTTGATTTTTAAGGGCTTAAAACAATTGTCTTGTGATACGGCGCAAGGGCGCGTGATTAATCAGCTGATTCAACATAATATTGCCGTTTACAGTGCACATACAAATCTTGATATTGCACCTGGTGGCTTGAATGATATGTTGGCAGAACGATTAGGTCTTATAGATATTAAAGGCTTTATCAAAACTGGTGAAGATACATTGTATAAGATAACCACTTTTGTACCGGAAAATGCTGCTGATGCGGTTCGTCATGCTATGGGGGTCGCAGGGGCAGGAAAAATTGGCAACTATGAGCACTGTAGCTTTAGTCTTCACGGTGAAGGACGCTTCATCGGTAATGAAGCGTCTCATCCTGTCATCGGTGAAGCCGGTGTCTTAACGGTGGCACCTGAGGTACAAGTGAATGCTATCGTAGATGGTACTCATTTAAGCCAAGTGATTGAGTCTATGAAAGCAGCACATCCTTATGAAGAAGTGGCTTATGAAGTTGTGTCCTTAGTAGATCCTACAGCGTCTACTCAGTATTTAGGTAGAGTTGGCCGCTTGCCAAATGCATTAAATTTAGATACCTTCCGTGAATGGGTACAAGAAGCTTTACCATTGGCTAATATTCGTTTTGCTGGCATAGCGCCTAAAGAAATTCAATCCATAGCACTATGTTCTGGTGCCGGTGCTGAATTTATTAAGGATGCAGCTCGCTTGCATGTAGACGCATATGTTACAGGCGATGTGAAATATCATGATGCACAATTAGCTAAAGAGCTTGGATTGCTTGTGGTTGATGCAGGGCATTTTGGTACAGAATCTATTGTAGCTGATGGTTTGCGAGACTATTTGCTCGGAACAGGTCTTTCTATTCCTGTTAAAGCTTTCACAGAGCAAAATGATTTCTTCTTTTTATAA
- the cybH gene encoding Ni/Fe-hydrogenase, b-type cytochrome subunit, translated as MLIHTDKKAYVVFSLWLRIFHWTMVLSVTALFWTGLYIGDPGFAAITGNPEPTFAIDGWFSMETMRRIHFIAGVILTCSFIFRFAGALWNRGDRLLPKFRQKRYWYGLKETTLHYLMIPQKHEHHWLRNSLARTAYMMVYVMFFFEILTGLTMYSMVDPNGILGTLFAPVVTLFGGEYKVHIIHHYIAWGFLFFTIVHVYMAFREDVMEESGEVSAMVSGMKYYAHDPIDIEDLNGKRRRGERIDKPSGTTYRPSDPNDPRERELQDND; from the coding sequence ATGTTAATACATACTGACAAAAAGGCGTATGTCGTATTTAGTCTATGGCTGCGCATATTCCACTGGACTATGGTGCTAAGCGTAACTGCATTATTCTGGACAGGCCTATATATTGGTGATCCAGGATTTGCGGCTATCACAGGTAATCCAGAGCCAACCTTTGCTATTGATGGCTGGTTCTCTATGGAAACTATGCGGCGTATCCATTTCATTGCAGGGGTTATCTTAACATGCTCCTTTATTTTCCGATTTGCAGGAGCTCTTTGGAATCGAGGAGATAGATTATTACCTAAATTCCGCCAAAAACGGTATTGGTATGGTCTTAAAGAAACTACATTGCACTATTTGATGATTCCACAAAAACACGAACATCATTGGCTTCGTAACTCCTTAGCAAGAACTGCATATATGATGGTATATGTAATGTTTTTCTTTGAAATCTTAACGGGGTTAACAATGTATTCTATGGTGGATCCTAATGGTATTCTAGGAACCCTATTCGCACCAGTTGTTACATTATTTGGTGGTGAATATAAGGTTCACATTATTCATCACTATATTGCGTGGGGATTCTTGTTCTTTACTATCGTTCACGTGTACATGGCATTCCGAGAAGACGTTATGGAGGAATCCGGCGAAGTATCTGCTATGGTTTCCGGCATGAAGTATTATGCGCATGATCCAATCGATATTGAAGATCTAAACGGTAAACGCCGTCGTGGTGAACGTATCGATAAACCATCTGGTACTACATATCGTCCAAGTGATCCTAACGATCCTAGAGAAAGAGAATTACAAGATAATGACTAA
- a CDS encoding hydrogenase small subunit, with translation MKNRINSLWTLFQERRLSRRTFMKSCVALTAILGLPPTMLDTVVKAAETTELPTVIWLHGHECTGCSESFIRSSSPFTSDVILNMISLEYDDTLAAASGAPLEEHLEKIIKEKAGKYILAVEGGVPLDEDGVYCTVGGRTFKESLIEAAKGAAAIIEYGSCASWGGIQAAKPNPTNTVSVSSVVSGKPIIKVPGCPPIPEVMTGVIMHYSLFGQIPPLDSQGRPKQFYGNRIHDTCYRRAFFDSGLFVEKFDDDASKSGWCLYKVGCRGPQTYNSCGNLRWWNGLSYPIQSGHGCIGCSEKGFWDNDVFYKRLPDIPLAKTITTADTIGTVAAVGATAAVIVHGAATLTRNKILDMKEEKRLKEEGLWDEKKHNNGGGH, from the coding sequence GTGAAGAATCGTATAAACAGTTTATGGACACTCTTCCAAGAGCGACGTTTGAGTCGACGCACATTTATGAAATCCTGTGTAGCACTCACCGCTATTCTCGGTTTGCCACCAACGATGTTAGACACCGTTGTTAAGGCAGCTGAAACAACTGAATTGCCTACAGTAATTTGGTTACATGGTCATGAATGTACTGGTTGTAGTGAATCATTCATTCGTTCATCTTCTCCGTTTACATCCGATGTAATTTTGAACATGATTTCCCTTGAATATGATGATACTTTGGCGGCTGCATCTGGTGCACCATTAGAAGAACATTTAGAGAAAATCATTAAAGAAAAAGCCGGCAAATATATTTTGGCTGTTGAAGGTGGCGTACCACTTGATGAAGATGGTGTTTACTGTACAGTAGGTGGACGTACATTTAAAGAGTCCTTAATAGAAGCGGCTAAAGGTGCAGCAGCAATCATTGAATATGGTTCTTGCGCATCTTGGGGTGGTATTCAAGCGGCTAAACCAAATCCAACAAATACAGTATCTGTATCCTCTGTTGTATCTGGTAAGCCTATTATCAAAGTTCCTGGATGTCCTCCAATTCCAGAGGTTATGACTGGTGTAATTATGCATTATTCATTATTCGGACAAATCCCACCTCTTGATTCTCAAGGTCGTCCTAAACAATTTTATGGCAATCGTATTCACGATACATGCTATCGTCGTGCCTTCTTTGATTCTGGTCTATTCGTTGAAAAATTTGACGATGATGCATCCAAATCTGGTTGGTGCTTGTACAAAGTAGGTTGTCGTGGACCTCAAACATATAATTCTTGTGGTAACTTGCGTTGGTGGAATGGGTTATCCTACCCAATTCAATCCGGTCACGGTTGTATTGGCTGCTCTGAAAAGGGCTTCTGGGATAATGACGTATTCTATAAACGTTTACCAGATATTCCATTGGCTAAAACCATCACAACTGCTGATACAATCGGTACCGTAGCTGCTGTTGGTGCCACTGCAGCTGTTATTGTTCATGGTGCTGCAACTCTTACGCGTAATAAAATTCTTGATATGAAAGAAGAAAAACGCTTAAAAGAAGAAGGCTTATGGGATGAAAAGAAACATAATAATGGAGGAGGTCACTAA
- the folE gene encoding GTP cyclohydrolase I FolE: MDTEKIESLIYQLLEALGEDPNREGLQETPKRVAQMMEEVYEGIQYTNAEIAEMYGKTFAVDTNQMVVVKDITCFSHCEHHMALMYDMSISIGYIPKGRVIGLSKIPRIAEMCCKRLQLQEKIGEDIAEVISLATGSEDVIVHITSSHSCMSARGIKSTNSQTTTLATKGVFNEDNMIHRFMLMKQS; encoded by the coding sequence ATGGATACAGAAAAAATAGAATCACTTATATATCAATTGCTAGAAGCCTTGGGAGAGGACCCTAACCGAGAAGGCTTACAGGAAACACCAAAGCGCGTAGCACAAATGATGGAAGAAGTATATGAAGGGATTCAGTATACAAATGCTGAGATTGCTGAGATGTATGGCAAGACCTTTGCAGTTGATACAAATCAAATGGTAGTAGTAAAGGATATTACTTGCTTCTCTCATTGCGAGCATCATATGGCGCTTATGTATGATATGAGTATTAGTATCGGTTACATTCCGAAAGGTCGAGTTATTGGCTTATCTAAGATTCCTCGCATTGCAGAAATGTGCTGTAAGCGTTTGCAATTGCAAGAGAAAATCGGAGAAGATATAGCTGAAGTAATCTCTTTAGCAACAGGCTCTGAAGATGTGATCGTTCATATTACATCCTCTCATAGCTGTATGAGTGCACGGGGCATTAAATCTACCAATAGTCAAACGACGACACTGGCTACAAAAGGTGTGTTTAACGAAGACAATATGATTCATCGTTTTATGCTCATGAAACAGTCATAG
- a CDS encoding 4Fe-4S cluster-binding domain-containing protein: MNVIEIFGSIDGEGIRQGLLTTFLRLHDCNIRCSYCDTTYSYGIDSTFTDMTVQEVADAIESLGNHRITITGGEPLLQEAAVVELIDELNRRKSTKLEDKPCTVKKSTVRNELSEGTQGVLADESPYDFNIETNGTIIPSFHRDNVWFTYDYKTPSSLAEESMDLDIFKVSTRQDLIKFVVGSVEDLDCMRRIIKEHPTKAQIYVSPVWGKIEAASIIDYMKTYNLQNVRFQLQIHKFVWDPDAKGV, translated from the coding sequence TCCATTGATGGGGAAGGTATTCGACAAGGTTTATTGACAACATTCTTGCGTCTTCATGACTGCAATATCCGCTGTTCATATTGTGATACCACCTATAGTTATGGCATTGATAGTACTTTCACAGATATGACCGTACAAGAGGTAGCTGATGCTATTGAAAGTTTAGGCAATCATCGAATTACCATAACTGGTGGTGAGCCACTATTACAAGAAGCTGCTGTAGTGGAGTTAATCGATGAATTAAATCGTCGTAAATCTACTAAACTAGAGGATAAACCGTGTACTGTTAAAAAATCGACTGTGAGAAATGAATTATCTGAAGGCACTCAAGGTGTATTAGCTGATGAAAGTCCTTACGATTTCAATATTGAAACGAATGGTACCATTATACCGAGCTTTCACAGAGACAATGTGTGGTTTACCTACGATTACAAGACGCCATCATCTTTGGCAGAAGAGTCTATGGATTTAGATATATTCAAAGTTTCTACAAGACAAGATCTTATTAAATTTGTAGTAGGTTCTGTAGAGGACTTGGACTGTATGCGTCGTATCATTAAGGAACATCCTACAAAGGCTCAAATTTATGTATCCCCTGTGTGGGGTAAAATTGAAGCAGCATCCATTATCGATTATATGAAAACATATAATTTACAGAATGTACGATTCCAATTGCAAATCCATAAATTTGTATGGGATCCAGATGCGAAAGGTGTATAG
- a CDS encoding nickel-dependent hydrogenase large subunit: MKRVVVDPISRIEGHLRVEIKVDEASGKVEDALSSGTAWRGIELVAKDRDPRDLWAFVQRICGVCTTTHALAALRAVEDALGITIPKNANYIRNIMHSSLDVHDHIVHFYHLHALDWVSPIAALSADPAKTAQLQNEILTTYNVGGLAPAETASKDSAYPKEFPKATTAYFAAVQQKVKKIVESGQLGIFAAQWWDHPDYNLLPPEVHLMAVSHYLNILDRQRDIVIPHVVFGGKNPHPHYIVGGMPCSISMNDMNAPINTARLAAVEESIALAKDLVSNFYLPDLLAIGKIYVEKGMVDGGGLAKKRVMSYGDYPDDTYTGISNGDYHKKCVVRSNGVVENFALGVDKATFIPLEGKDFMDPQYLSEEVDHSWFTYPDGKSSLHPIEGVTDPKFTGPKSGTKEKWEFLDEDKKYSWIKSPTFKGKTAEVGPLAKYIVVYTKVKQGIIKDPTWAESMIVRQIDTVSQVLGVPAHVWMTTMVGRTACRGLDAQVAANMSQYFFDKLVANIKNGDTTVADMTKFEPNTWDKDAKGVGLVDAPRGGLGHWIHIKDGRSANYQCIVPSTWNACPKTAANEHGAYEDSMIDTHVKIVDKPLEILKVIHSFDPCLACATHLYNKKGEKIVSVNTDALCK, encoded by the coding sequence ATGAAACGCGTAGTAGTAGATCCGATTTCCCGTATTGAAGGTCATTTACGGGTAGAAATAAAAGTTGATGAAGCGAGTGGTAAGGTAGAGGACGCATTGTCTTCTGGTACTGCTTGGCGCGGTATCGAACTTGTTGCTAAAGATCGCGATCCTCGTGACCTTTGGGCTTTCGTACAACGTATTTGTGGCGTATGTACTACAACACATGCGTTGGCAGCGTTACGTGCTGTAGAGGATGCACTTGGTATTACCATTCCTAAAAATGCAAACTATATTCGTAACATCATGCATAGCTCTTTAGATGTACATGACCATATTGTGCATTTTTATCACTTGCATGCTCTTGATTGGGTTAGTCCTATAGCAGCGTTGAGTGCAGACCCTGCGAAGACAGCTCAATTACAAAATGAAATTTTAACAACCTATAATGTAGGTGGCTTGGCACCAGCTGAAACGGCATCTAAAGACTCTGCATATCCTAAAGAGTTCCCTAAAGCGACTACTGCATATTTTGCAGCGGTACAACAAAAGGTTAAGAAGATTGTTGAATCTGGTCAGTTGGGCATTTTCGCTGCTCAATGGTGGGATCATCCTGATTATAATTTGTTGCCACCAGAGGTTCACTTAATGGCCGTATCCCATTACTTGAATATTCTTGATCGTCAACGTGATATCGTAATTCCTCACGTTGTATTTGGTGGTAAAAACCCACATCCACATTATATTGTTGGTGGTATGCCATGTTCCATTTCTATGAATGATATGAATGCGCCTATCAATACAGCACGTCTTGCTGCGGTAGAAGAATCTATTGCATTGGCTAAAGATTTAGTAAGTAACTTCTACTTGCCTGATTTACTTGCTATTGGAAAAATCTATGTTGAAAAAGGCATGGTCGATGGCGGTGGCCTTGCGAAAAAACGTGTTATGTCTTATGGTGATTATCCAGATGATACATATACTGGCATTTCTAATGGTGATTACCATAAAAAATGTGTGGTTCGATCCAATGGCGTTGTAGAAAACTTTGCTTTAGGTGTGGATAAGGCTACATTTATTCCACTAGAAGGTAAAGATTTCATGGATCCACAATACCTTAGTGAAGAGGTTGATCACTCCTGGTTCACATATCCAGATGGTAAAAGTTCTCTTCATCCTATCGAAGGTGTTACAGATCCTAAGTTTACAGGTCCTAAATCTGGTACAAAAGAAAAATGGGAATTCCTTGATGAAGATAAAAAATATTCTTGGATTAAATCCCCAACATTCAAAGGTAAAACTGCAGAGGTTGGCCCATTAGCGAAATATATCGTTGTATATACAAAAGTAAAACAAGGTATCATTAAAGACCCAACTTGGGCAGAGTCTATGATTGTTCGTCAAATCGATACAGTATCTCAAGTATTAGGGGTACCTGCTCATGTATGGATGACTACAATGGTTGGTCGAACAGCTTGTCGTGGCCTTGATGCACAAGTAGCAGCAAATATGAGTCAATACTTCTTTGATAAACTTGTTGCTAACATCAAGAATGGCGATACTACAGTGGCTGATATGACTAAGTTTGAGCCAAATACATGGGATAAAGATGCTAAAGGCGTTGGCCTTGTAGATGCACCTCGCGGTGGTTTGGGCCACTGGATTCACATTAAAGATGGCCGCTCTGCAAACTATCAATGTATCGTACCATCTACATGGAATGCATGTCCTAAGACTGCAGCAAATGAACATGGTGCCTACGAAGACTCCATGATTGATACACATGTAAAAATTGTAGATAAACCACTTGAAATCTTGAAGGTAATTCACTCCTTTGACCCATGTCTCGCATGTGCAACCCATTTATACAATAAAAAAGGCGAAAAAATTGTTTCCGTCAATACAGATGCATTGTGTAAATAA
- a CDS encoding tRNA (adenine(22)-N(1))-methyltransferase, with the protein MEPRPMMDRLEAVFSIVPKAHAIADIGTDHGYLAVELINRNRAEFVIAGDVHKGPLESAKEYVQSCGLTSKVDCRLGDGLKVTEKGELNGAICCGMGGYLMRDIVDAGPESLEFYVLQPQNGQKELRQYMVQKGYVIVLEIIVEDAGKLYTAFLAVRNDQVEAYTGMTEYIDVYQSLPEDSLLWSVGALLEQERPSLWTKYIEYLIYQRQCALDGMTAQLSHTDKYKDLEREVKFLHGLLEDRKK; encoded by the coding sequence ATGGAACCTAGACCTATGATGGATCGCTTAGAGGCGGTGTTTTCAATCGTACCAAAAGCTCATGCTATAGCTGATATTGGTACTGATCATGGATATTTAGCAGTAGAACTCATCAACCGTAATCGTGCTGAATTTGTTATTGCTGGCGACGTGCATAAAGGACCTTTAGAATCTGCAAAAGAATATGTTCAATCTTGTGGATTAACTTCTAAAGTAGATTGTCGATTAGGGGATGGTCTAAAGGTAACAGAGAAGGGCGAATTAAATGGTGCCATCTGTTGTGGTATGGGTGGATACCTCATGCGCGATATTGTAGACGCTGGTCCAGAGTCTTTAGAGTTCTACGTATTACAACCACAGAATGGACAAAAAGAATTACGTCAATATATGGTACAAAAGGGCTATGTTATCGTCCTTGAAATCATCGTTGAAGATGCAGGAAAGCTATACACTGCATTTTTAGCAGTGCGTAATGATCAGGTAGAAGCGTATACGGGCATGACTGAATACATAGATGTTTATCAATCATTACCAGAGGATTCGTTATTATGGTCTGTAGGTGCTCTTTTAGAACAGGAACGACCATCACTTTGGACGAAATATATTGAGTACTTAATATATCAACGACAATGTGCACTAGACGGTATGACTGCGCAATTGAGCCATACAGATAAATATAAGGATTTAGAGCGTGAAGTAAAATTTCTGCACGGACTTTTAGAAGATAGAAAGAAGTGA